In Macaca nemestrina isolate mMacNem1 chromosome 11, mMacNem.hap1, whole genome shotgun sequence, a single window of DNA contains:
- the LOC139357122 gene encoding uncharacterized protein isoform X3, with protein MHSDPQLPECVFPPPLFKPVSSQQAPQVSRRQDGGQPLGRQGWRSRQLLSPSQGHSHATHNTHTRAKTREDRLTRPGVCGNPLLQSGAGVAHSQCPGTSLQQHLLENLEQDDLIGLYPRGFSHRRSNTPHGKAVAQFQNLAPRERSYKIPCVCKGALFWTDTNRKRGQVALLTVRARL; from the exons ATGCATTCAGACCCTCAGCTCCCGGAGTGTGTTTTCCCCCCTCCTCTTTTCAAGCCTGTATCATCTCAGCAAGCGCCTCAAGTGAGCAGGAGACAGGACGGAggccagccactggggaggcagggctggaggAGCAGGCAGctcctctcaccctcccaagGCCATTCTCAtgcaacacacaacacacacacacgcgccaAGACCCGTGAGGACAGACTGACACGGCCTGGAGTGTGCGGCAATCCATTGCTGCAGAGTGGAGCAGGCGTTGCTCACTCTCAATGCCCAG GAACCTCACTGCAACAGCATTTGCTGGAGAATTTGGAACAAGACGACCTCATTGGACTTTATCCAAGGGGATTTAGTCACCGAAGATCTAACACTCCTCATGGTAAGGCTGTGGCACAGTTCCAGAACCTGGCTCCAAGGGAGAGGTCATACAAGAtaccat GTGTCTGCAAGGGAGCACTCTTCTGGACAGACACAAACAGGAAGAGAGGGCAGGTGGCTCTCCTCACAGTGAGAGCACGCTTGTGA
- the LOC139357122 gene encoding uncharacterized protein isoform X4, with product MHSDPQLPECVFPPPLFKPVSSQQAPQVSRRQDGGQPLGRQGWRSRQLLSPSQGHSHATHNTHTRAKTREDRLTRPGVCGNPLLQSGAGVAHSQCPGTSLQQHLLENLEQDDLIGLYPRGFSHRRSNTPHGVCKGALFWTDTNRKRGQVALLTVRARL from the exons ATGCATTCAGACCCTCAGCTCCCGGAGTGTGTTTTCCCCCCTCCTCTTTTCAAGCCTGTATCATCTCAGCAAGCGCCTCAAGTGAGCAGGAGACAGGACGGAggccagccactggggaggcagggctggaggAGCAGGCAGctcctctcaccctcccaagGCCATTCTCAtgcaacacacaacacacacacacgcgccaAGACCCGTGAGGACAGACTGACACGGCCTGGAGTGTGCGGCAATCCATTGCTGCAGAGTGGAGCAGGCGTTGCTCACTCTCAATGCCCAG GAACCTCACTGCAACAGCATTTGCTGGAGAATTTGGAACAAGACGACCTCATTGGACTTTATCCAAGGGGATTTAGTCACCGAAGATCTAACACTCCTCATG GTGTCTGCAAGGGAGCACTCTTCTGGACAGACACAAACAGGAAGAGAGGGCAGGTGGCTCTCCTCACAGTGAGAGCACGCTTGTGA
- the LOC139357122 gene encoding uncharacterized protein isoform X1 yields the protein MHSDPQLPECVFPPPLFKPVSSQQAPQVSRRQDGGQPLGRQGWRSRQLLSPSQGHSHATHNTHTRAKTREDRLTRPGVCGNPLLQSGAGVAHSQCPGTSLQQHLLENLEQDDLIGLYPRGFSHRRSNTPHGKAVAQFQNLAPRERCLQGSTLLDRHKQEERAGGSPHSESTLVRWRVFPVFPPESDAPPCLKTVDLRELPDA from the exons ATGCATTCAGACCCTCAGCTCCCGGAGTGTGTTTTCCCCCCTCCTCTTTTCAAGCCTGTATCATCTCAGCAAGCGCCTCAAGTGAGCAGGAGACAGGACGGAggccagccactggggaggcagggctggaggAGCAGGCAGctcctctcaccctcccaagGCCATTCTCAtgcaacacacaacacacacacacgcgccaAGACCCGTGAGGACAGACTGACACGGCCTGGAGTGTGCGGCAATCCATTGCTGCAGAGTGGAGCAGGCGTTGCTCACTCTCAATGCCCAG GAACCTCACTGCAACAGCATTTGCTGGAGAATTTGGAACAAGACGACCTCATTGGACTTTATCCAAGGGGATTTAGTCACCGAAGATCTAACACTCCTCATGGTAAGGCTGTGGCACAGTTCCAGAACCTGGCTCCAAGGGAGAG GTGTCTGCAAGGGAGCACTCTTCTGGACAGACACAAACAGGAAGAGAGGGCAGGTGGCTCTCCTCACAGTGAGAGCACGCTTGTGAG GTGGAGAGTCTTCCCAGTCTTCCCCCCTGAATCTGATGCACCTCCATGCTTGAAGACTGTGGACTTACGGGAATTACCTGATGCTTAG